GGTTCGCGAGCGACTGTCGGGGTTGGACTCGGAGACGAAGCGAACGGTCGCGCGGGCGTACGCCGCGTACTTCGAACTCGTGAACGTCGCCGAGGAGCGCGAACGCGTGCGGGCAGTCCGCCGCGGGCGCGCCCAGGGAGATCTGGGCGACGGGCTCGACCGGACGGCCGAGGCGCTGGCCGAGGTCGACGCCGACACCGCCCGGCAGGTGCTCGACGACGTGCGCGTCATCCCGACGTTCACCGCCCACCCGACGGAGGCGCGCCGCAAGACGGTGAAGTCGAAGCTCCGGCACGTCGCTGAGATCCTCCGCGACCTCGACGAGCGCCGCCTCACCGCGGACGAACTCGACGGACTGGAGCGGGACCTCGAATCGGAGGTGGAGACGCTGTGGTCCACGCGGCAGGTCCGGCCCCGCCGCCCGACGCCGACCGACGAGGCGCGCGACGTGCGCTGGTACCTGGAGAACACGCTGTTCGACGTGGCCGCCGAGGCAGAAGACGCGCTCGCCCAGCGCGTGACCGAGGCGCACCCGGACCTCGACGCCGCCGACGCCTCCAGCACGCTCGACTTCCGCTCGTGGGCCGGGTCCGACCGCGACGGCAACCCGTTCGTCACCCCGGAGGTGACCAGCGAGACGCTCGAGGCCCAGCGCGACGCCGTCCTCGACCGCTACACGGACGCCCTCGCCGGCCTCAAGGGAGCGCTCAGTCACGAGGGCGCCCGACTCACCCACACGGCGGAGTTCCGCGACCACGTCGCCGCCGACCGCGACGCCGTCCCTACGGTCGCCGCAGACGCCGACGAGCGCTACCCCGAGGAGCCGTACCGCCGCGCGCTGACGGTCGTCCGCGCCCGCGTCGAGCGCGTCGACGACCTCCGCCCCGGCGGCTACGACGACCCCGAGGAGTTGGTGTCGTCGCTGCGGGCGGTCGCCGCCGACCTGCGCGCCAACGGCCACGAGACGACCGCAGACGAGCGCGTCGACCCGCTGATCCGCCGCGTGGAGACGTTCGGCTTCTCGCTGGCGGCGCTGGACCTGCGCGACCACCGCGAGAACCACACCGAGACGGTCGCTGACGTGCTCGCCCGCGAGGGGGTCGACTACGCCGCGATGGACGAGGACGACCGCGTCGCCACGCTCACCGAGTCGATTGCGGCCGACTCCGTCGGCAGCCTCGACGGCGGCGACGACCTCTCGGAGACGAGCCAGCGCGTCTGCCGGCGCTTCCGCGCGCTGGCCGACTGGCACCGCGAGTACGGCGAGGAGGCCATCGACGCCTACTGCATCTCGATGACCGAGGAGCCGTCGCACGTGCTGGAAGTGCTGTACCTGGCGGATCTGGCGGGCGTCGTCGACCTGCCGGACCACTGCGGCCTCGACGTGGTCCCCCTGCTGGAGACGGCGTCCGCGCTGGCGAACGCCCGCGACATCCTCGGCACGCTCGTCGAGAACGAGGCGTACGGCGCGGCCTTGGAGGCCCGGGGCGACCTCCAGGAGGTGATGCTCGGCTACTCCGACTCCAACAAGGAGAACGGCCCGCTGGCGGCGGCGTGGGACCTCCACCAGAACGCCCGCCGACTCGCGGAGGTCGCCGACGACCTCGGCATCGAGTTGCGGCTGTTCCACGGGCGCGGCGGTTCCATCTCTCGGGGCGGCGGGCCGATGAACGAGGCGATGCTCGCGCTGCCGCCGGAGACGGCGACCGGCGAGATCAAGTTCACCGAGCAGGGCGAAGCGATCGCCGAGAAGTTCGGCAACCCCCGCGTCGCCGAGCGCGAGTTGGAGCAGATGCTCGACGCGCAGGTGCGCGCGCGACTCCGCGCGCTCCAGGGTGACGTGCCCGAGGTGCGCGAGGAGTGGGAGGCCGCGATGGACGCCGCCGGCGAGGGCGCGCGCGCCGCCTACCAGGACCTGCTGGAAACGGACGGCTTCGTCCAGTTCTTCGAGACGGCGACGCCGATCACCGTCATCGAGGACCTCAACATGGGGTCGCGCCCGGCGTCGCGCTCGGGCGAGCGCACCGTCGAGGACCTCCGCGCCATCCCGTGGGTGTTCTCGTGGACGCAGAGTCGCGCCATCCTCCCCGGGTGGTTCTCCGCGGCCTCGGGGATCGACGCGTACCTCGCGGAGGGGGGCGACCTCGACACGCTCCGGGAGATGTACGACGAGTGGCCGTTCTTCCGGACGACGGTCGACCACATCGCGCTGACACTGGCGCGCACCGAATTGGAGATCGCCGCCGAGTACGCCGACCTCGCACCCGACGATCTGCGCGACGAGTTCTTCCCCCGGATCGAGGCCGAGTACGAGCGCGCCGTCGAACTCGTCCGAGAGATCACCGGGCGCGAGGAGTTGGTGCGCCGCGAGTGGCTGGGGGAGAGCCTCGACCGGCGCAACCCGTACGTCGACCCGCTGAACCTCCTGCAGGTCGACCTGCTGTCGCGCACGCACCTCACCGACGCAGAAGAGCGCGCGCTCCGCCTGACGGTGAAGGGCATCGCGGCGGGGATGAAGAACACCGGATAACGCCGCGCCGCCAACTCGCCGCCCGGTCGGGGGCGGTCACCGACTCAGGAGTTCTGCGGCCGTCCGGACCGCGTCGCCGCCGAACACCACCGTCGCCGCCGCGACGACGACCACCGACAGCGCCACCCACAGCGCCGCGGGGGGTGCATCGACGGTGGCGACGCGCACGAGCGCGCCGCCCAACACCGCGAACAGCACGGCGACCGCCAGTACCTGTCGGACGCCGCCCCCGACGGGAGCGTCTCGTCCGTCGTCTCCGCTGGAGGATCGAACCATCGTACCCACGGAGACGACCGCGACGGGGTTAACTAACAGCCTTGTCCGGAGTGAAAGTAATACGTGCGGCGCTGTGTCAGGCGTCGGCCTGGTTCCAGGGCGCCTCCTCGAAGTCGACGATCCGGTGTTCCTCCGAGAGCGCGTCGATGGTCGCGACTTCGTCGTCGGTGAGTTCGAGGTCGGTGGCGGCGAGGTTGTCGCGGATGTGCGCCTCGCTGGTGGCCTTCGGGATGGCGGCGAGTTCGTCGTGGGCGAGCAGCCAGGCGATGGACACCTGCGCCGGGGTGGCGTCGTGGGCGTCGGCGATGGCGACGATCTCGTCGATCTCGGCGACCTGGTTGCGCGCGATGGGGCAGTAGGCGACGAGCCAGTGGCCGTCCTCGCGGGCGTACTCGCGGAGTTCCTCCTGCTGGAGCATCGGGTGACACTCGACCTGGTGGGCGAAGATGTCCACGTCGAGGTGCTCGCGCGCCTCGTCGAGTTGGTCGGGCCGGAAGTTCGAGAGGCCGACGCGGTCGACGGTGCCCTCGGCGACGAGGTCGTTCAGCGCGCGCGCCGTCTCGGGCGCGTCGTAGGAGTTGATCGGCCAGTGGACGTACAGCAGGTCGATGGAGTCGACGCCGAGGCGGGCGGCCGACTCGTGGGCCGTGTTGTACGCGTCGTCGTAGCTGAGGTTGTCCGTCTTGAGCTTCGTCGCGACGAACAGGTCGTCGGGGTCGGCGCCGGCGGCCTCGATGCCCTCGCGGACGAGCGCCTCGTTCTGGTACCCCTGCGCGGTGTCGATGCAGTCGTACCCCGCCTCGACGGCGGTGGCGACGCTCTCGACGCACTGGGGACCCGTGAGCTTGTACGTCCCGAGACCGAAACGGGTGAACTCGGACATACGACGTCGGTCCGCCGCGGCGACCCTCAAGCCGTCGGTGTCGGCGAGGCGCGCGCGACGGCTCCCACCCCTCCGGCAGTCCCACGGACACCCCCAAACCCGGACCGGTCCGGGTCCAATTCTCACACCCCGAGAACGGCGACGCCCGTGAATGCGGTCCGAGATAAAGGTTCGTGCTAACATTTAACATGGCAAACCGGGACTTCCCTTCCGTACAGCATGTTCGAACGGTTCTCACACGGCTACTACCTGGGCGAGATGTACGTCCAGCCGAGAGCGGACGCCGAGGCGGCGATCAAGCAGGCGGACCACGAGCGGGTGAACGAACAACTCTACGCGGACGAGTCGGGTATCTCCCGACTCGACAACCCCCTCGTGATGAAGGTCGGCACCAGACACTTCCCCGTCGTCGGCGACGACGACGTGCCCGCGGGGACGCTCGCGCTCCCCGAAGTGGCGGTGCCCGACGACCTCAAGTTCCGGCTGCCGGGTCGCAGCGAGGTGTTCCTCGCGAACGCCGAACGCGCCCGCGACCTCATCCGCTTCACCGGGTGGGAGGGCGACACCGGCGACCCCGCGGAGTACGCGTAGTCGGCGCGCCGCGCTCGCGGTCGAACACGCCACGGTTTTTGTCCCCCGCCGCCGCGGAGTCGGGTATGCTCGACAGACTCCTCGGCCGCGCCCACCTGAAGGAGCGCATCGCCGAGTTGGAGGGGGAGCGCGACGACGCCGTCGCGCGCATGGAGGCCGAGGAGGAGCGCCGCGGCGAGGCCGCCCGCAAGCGGCAGGCGGCGGAGAAGCGCGTCAACGAGTTGGAGACCCGGGTCACCGAACTGGAGGACCGACTGGAACGCGCGGAGGCACGCGAAGGGGAGCCGAACGTCGAGTTCCGCGGGGTCGAGACGCTGCGCCCGGGCCGCCGCGACGAGGTGATCGCTCGACTGGAGAGCGTCGAGACGGGTCCCGAGGGGGCGCTGTCCGCGTTCGTCGCCGACGACGGGAGCGTGCCCGACGCCGTCGCGTCGTCGCTCGACGGGCGCGTCTCGCTCGTCCGGCGGGCGGCGCCGACGCTCGTGTACGTCGACGACGCGGGGGTCGTCTGCTGTGCGCTCGACCCGGCACTCGACCCCGAGCCGTTCTGCGAGTGGCGCGACGAGTTTCGCGTCGACGAGGCATGGTTCCGCCCGACCGGCCGATTCGCGTTCGGGCTCGTTCGTTCGGACACGTTCGCCGTCGGCGTGTACGAGGGCGACGAGCGCGTCTCGGTGGAGACGGTGCGGACGGACGTGATGGACGAACACGACAAGGGCGGGTTCTCGCAGGCGCGCTACGAGCGCCTGCGCGAGGAACAGATCGACGAGCACCTCGACGACTGTCGCGAGGCGCTGGCGGACCTCCCCGCGGACCTCGACCGCGTGGTGCTGGTGGGGGAGCGCGACGCGGTGCGCCGACTCGACGAGTTCGCGGACCACACCGCCGGCAGCGACGCCACGGGGAAGCCGGTACGGGCGTTGGACGACGCGTTCGACGACTTCTGGACGGCGAAATTGCGGTTGGTGTGAGTCGGTCCCCTCGTCGAGCTGCCGGCTGTCACTCGCACTCGGGAGGCGGCACCACAGTCTG
The DNA window shown above is from Halobaculum marinum and carries:
- the ppc gene encoding phosphoenolpyruvate carboxylase, encoding MSFDARDVGRDIRELAALLGEVLERQTSTAAFDAVEEVRRDSIDYRQGNTPSRDSVRERLSGLDSETKRTVARAYAAYFELVNVAEERERVRAVRRGRAQGDLGDGLDRTAEALAEVDADTARQVLDDVRVIPTFTAHPTEARRKTVKSKLRHVAEILRDLDERRLTADELDGLERDLESEVETLWSTRQVRPRRPTPTDEARDVRWYLENTLFDVAAEAEDALAQRVTEAHPDLDAADASSTLDFRSWAGSDRDGNPFVTPEVTSETLEAQRDAVLDRYTDALAGLKGALSHEGARLTHTAEFRDHVAADRDAVPTVAADADERYPEEPYRRALTVVRARVERVDDLRPGGYDDPEELVSSLRAVAADLRANGHETTADERVDPLIRRVETFGFSLAALDLRDHRENHTETVADVLAREGVDYAAMDEDDRVATLTESIAADSVGSLDGGDDLSETSQRVCRRFRALADWHREYGEEAIDAYCISMTEEPSHVLEVLYLADLAGVVDLPDHCGLDVVPLLETASALANARDILGTLVENEAYGAALEARGDLQEVMLGYSDSNKENGPLAAAWDLHQNARRLAEVADDLGIELRLFHGRGGSISRGGGPMNEAMLALPPETATGEIKFTEQGEAIAEKFGNPRVAERELEQMLDAQVRARLRALQGDVPEVREEWEAAMDAAGEGARAAYQDLLETDGFVQFFETATPITVIEDLNMGSRPASRSGERTVEDLRAIPWVFSWTQSRAILPGWFSAASGIDAYLAEGGDLDTLREMYDEWPFFRTTVDHIALTLARTELEIAAEYADLAPDDLRDEFFPRIEAEYERAVELVREITGREELVRREWLGESLDRRNPYVDPLNLLQVDLLSRTHLTDAEERALRLTVKGIAAGMKNTG
- a CDS encoding aldo/keto reductase produces the protein MSEFTRFGLGTYKLTGPQCVESVATAVEAGYDCIDTAQGYQNEALVREGIEAAGADPDDLFVATKLKTDNLSYDDAYNTAHESAARLGVDSIDLLYVHWPINSYDAPETARALNDLVAEGTVDRVGLSNFRPDQLDEAREHLDVDIFAHQVECHPMLQQEELREYAREDGHWLVAYCPIARNQVAEIDEIVAIADAHDATPAQVSIAWLLAHDELAAIPKATSEAHIRDNLAATDLELTDDEVATIDALSEEHRIVDFEEAPWNQADA
- a CDS encoding DUF5802 family protein — its product is MFERFSHGYYLGEMYVQPRADAEAAIKQADHERVNEQLYADESGISRLDNPLVMKVGTRHFPVVGDDDVPAGTLALPEVAVPDDLKFRLPGRSEVFLANAERARDLIRFTGWEGDTGDPAEYA
- a CDS encoding Vms1/Ankzf1 family peptidyl-tRNA hydrolase, which produces MLDRLLGRAHLKERIAELEGERDDAVARMEAEEERRGEAARKRQAAEKRVNELETRVTELEDRLERAEAREGEPNVEFRGVETLRPGRRDEVIARLESVETGPEGALSAFVADDGSVPDAVASSLDGRVSLVRRAAPTLVYVDDAGVVCCALDPALDPEPFCEWRDEFRVDEAWFRPTGRFAFGLVRSDTFAVGVYEGDERVSVETVRTDVMDEHDKGGFSQARYERLREEQIDEHLDDCREALADLPADLDRVVLVGERDAVRRLDEFADHTAGSDATGKPVRALDDAFDDFWTAKLRLV